In Reichenbachiella agarivorans, one genomic interval encodes:
- a CDS encoding Ig-like domain-containing protein yields MMKTRLLYLGIGLFLSLSSQATTYNCNTVQQILDALAAVSAGDEIVIASGTYTSSASINAAYYYSGANGTASNPITIRGASSSNRPHLKGTSISSRTVLRIEGDYWIVKDLEISTGQKGLVFDNSNYSKAIHCSIHTFGNEAVHVRDGSDYVTIDDCSIYDTGNVSPGFGEGVYIGTDKGSWSSYDPSVDHTTVKNCTIGPDIRAEAFDIKEGTSETIVEYNTVHGQGISGDNYADSFIDLKGTRTYVRYNTFNQNNEPIITKGIAVTDRSVDLSGYDHVVHNNTFNMDGSTGNVLEAYSGTSNVYAFDNNRNPSGDLYNNRVTESCPTWYGFCNGGGSNSLPTVSITSPSNGATFTAGANVVITATASDSDGSIAKVEFYNGSTKLSEDSSSPYSYTWSNVAAGSYNLSVKAIDNDNASKTAAVSITVNTSGGGGSSSDLSVAYECGDTNPNDNSIKPYVQIVNDGSSSVAYNTLKMRYWFTMEGSATPKFYCDYAALGKSYIAGSFVNTSGSNYYLEVSFASGAGSLSANDDSGNIKLRITKSDWSNHNETNDYSFDPSYTSYADFDKITLYQNGNLIWGDEPSGAARSRSAEIYADELLLSETLIYPNPTQDLLTIRPDQKYAGGQMKIMSLTGQEVYSEILPIDTDLRVDTQNLSRGFYLVVLSKDAHQHKLRILKQ; encoded by the coding sequence ATGATGAAAACAAGATTACTTTATCTAGGCATAGGATTATTCCTATCCTTGAGCTCACAAGCAACCACCTACAACTGTAATACGGTGCAACAAATCCTAGACGCCCTCGCAGCAGTCAGTGCGGGTGACGAAATTGTCATCGCATCTGGAACTTATACTTCCTCCGCATCGATCAACGCTGCTTACTATTACTCTGGAGCCAACGGCACTGCCTCCAATCCTATCACGATTCGAGGGGCCTCTTCGTCAAACCGTCCGCATCTGAAAGGAACCTCAATCAGCAGCAGAACAGTCTTGAGGATTGAGGGTGACTATTGGATTGTCAAAGATCTAGAAATATCCACCGGACAAAAAGGATTGGTATTTGACAACTCCAATTACAGCAAAGCCATCCACTGTTCCATTCATACTTTTGGCAATGAAGCCGTACATGTGAGAGATGGCTCAGATTACGTAACCATCGATGATTGCAGCATCTATGATACAGGCAATGTCAGCCCTGGTTTTGGAGAAGGGGTCTACATAGGCACTGACAAAGGATCATGGAGCAGCTACGATCCATCCGTAGATCACACGACCGTCAAAAACTGCACCATCGGCCCTGACATCAGAGCCGAGGCTTTTGACATCAAAGAAGGTACCAGCGAAACCATCGTAGAGTATAACACTGTCCATGGACAAGGTATCTCAGGTGATAATTATGCGGATTCCTTCATAGACTTGAAAGGCACACGTACCTACGTCAGGTACAACACCTTCAATCAAAATAACGAACCCATCATCACCAAAGGAATCGCAGTAACAGATCGGAGTGTTGATCTATCTGGCTATGACCATGTGGTACACAACAATACCTTCAACATGGATGGCAGCACGGGCAACGTACTAGAAGCCTACAGCGGCACATCCAATGTCTATGCTTTCGACAATAACCGAAATCCCTCAGGAGATCTGTACAACAACCGCGTGACAGAATCTTGCCCTACGTGGTATGGCTTCTGCAATGGTGGTGGCAGCAACAGTCTCCCGACAGTCTCGATCACATCACCATCCAATGGTGCCACATTCACAGCAGGAGCCAATGTGGTGATCACCGCTACGGCTAGTGACAGTGATGGCAGCATCGCCAAAGTAGAATTCTACAATGGATCGACCAAACTGTCAGAGGACAGCTCCAGTCCCTACAGCTATACTTGGAGCAATGTCGCAGCAGGCAGCTACAACCTCTCTGTCAAAGCCATCGACAATGACAATGCCAGCAAGACTGCTGCTGTATCCATCACAGTCAACACCAGTGGTGGAGGTGGCAGTTCGTCCGATTTGAGTGTGGCCTACGAATGTGGTGACACCAACCCTAATGACAACAGCATCAAACCCTACGTCCAAATTGTCAACGACGGCTCTTCATCCGTCGCATACAATACCTTGAAAATGAGGTACTGGTTTACCATGGAAGGATCAGCTACACCTAAATTCTATTGCGACTATGCGGCTCTTGGCAAATCCTATATAGCTGGCAGTTTCGTCAATACGTCCGGCAGCAATTATTATCTGGAGGTCTCCTTTGCATCTGGTGCTGGATCACTCTCTGCCAATGATGACTCTGGGAATATCAAGTTGAGAATCACGAAATCGGATTGGTCCAACCACAACGAAACGAATGATTATTCCTTTGACCCCAGCTACACCTCCTATGCTGATTTTGACAAAATCACTTTGTATCAAAATGGCAACCTGATCTGGGGAGATGAACCGAGTGGTGCTGCCAGAAGCAGGAGTGCTGAGATATATGCAGACGAATTGCTTCTATCTGAGACCTTGATTTATCCCAATCCAACCCAAGATCTGCTCACGATTCGTCCTGACCAAAAATATGCAGGAGGACAGATGAAAATCATGAGCTTGACAGGGCAAGAGGTTTATTCAGAAATCCTTCCGATAGACACTGACCTTCGGG